A stretch of DNA from Petrotoga sp. 9PWA.NaAc.5.4:
GTGAAAAGTATTTATTTGGCCGTTGATATTGGTGCTTCAGGAGGTAAAGTTTTTGCTGGAAGTGTCGAAAAAAGTAAACTTGTTATAGAAGAAGTGAATAGATTTAAAAATGATCCTGTAGATATCAATGGAATATCTTTTTGGAATATATTAAGTCTTTATAAAAGTATATTAGAAAGTATAGAAAAAGTTCAAAATAAAGATAATGAAATTTTGTCTTTAGGAATAGACACGTGGGGCGTAGATTTTGGCTTGTTGAATAAAAAAGGTTATTTAATTAATAATCCAGCTCATTATAGAAACATGTTTAAAACAAAAATTATGGAAGAAGCAATACAAAAAGTTGGAAAATCCTGGATATACGAACATGCCCCTACTCAGTTTCAACCTTTTAATACGCTTTATCAAATATTAGCTTACGAAAAGTTTGCGCCAGATTTTCTTAAAATTTCAAATGATTTGCTGACTATTCCTTCTTTATTTAACTATTTTTTAACAGGAGAGAAAGCGATTGATTTTACTATGGCAACTACTACTCAAATTTACAATCATAGAAAAAGAGATTGGGATGAAGATATTATAAAAACTTTTGATATTCCTCCTATTTTACCAAAGATTGTTCCGGCTGGGACGAAGATTGGGAAAATAAAGAAAAGTATCTTAAAGAAAAATTCAAATTTAGAAGTAATTTTGCCAGCAAGCCATGATACCGGTTCGGCTTTTGCAGCAGTTTCTTCTGATCCCAAAGATTCTTTGTATATAAGTTTAGGAACATGGTGCTTAACGGGTGCTATAGTAAAAGAGATGCCTTTTAATAAAAAACTTATGGAATACAATCTTGCTTCTGAGGGATGTTTAGACGGTTCTTATAGAATATTGGCAAATGTTACTGGTATGTGGTTAATTCAAGGAATAATAAAAAGCTTAAATTTACCTCTTGGTGACGATACATATACAAAAATAACGAATATGGCTGAAGAAGCTAAAGCATTTTCAGGATATATAAACGTTGATGACCAATATCTACAAAATCCGATCGATATGGTTGAAGCAATTAAAAAAGAATCAATTAAAGATAGTGGATGTGAGTTAGAAGATATCTCTCAAGTTATAAGAACAGCTTTAGAAGGAATAGCTTTTAAAGTAAACGAAACAAAAGAAAAATTAGAAAAAATTCTTAATATAGATTTCAAGAGAATTCATATAGTTGGAGGTGGAACAAAAAACCGTTTATTGTGTCAGTTTATATCTGATGCTACAAATTTACCAGTTATTACGGGCCCTGTAGAAGGAACAGCTGTGGGAAATTTAGTTTCTCAGTTATATGCTTTAGATTATCTAAAAAGTTTCCAAGAGATAAAAACTTTGATTAAAAATTCTTTTGAATTTAATAATTATGAACCAAAAAATCATGAAATATGGCAAAATTTTTTTGATAGAATAAAAGAAAAAAAGGAGTAGACCATTTTATGAAATATCTAAAATTTAAAGAGGGAGATAAAATTCCAGAGTTCATCTTAAATAACGATGAAGGGAAAAAAATAAAGAGCACAGATTTTTTGGGAAAATGGTTAGTTTTATATTTCTATCCTAAGGATAACACACCAGGTTGCACAACAGAAGCGTTAGATTTCTCAGAAAGTATTTCGGAATTTAATAAACATAATTGCGAAGTTGTTGGAATAAGTCCCGATCCAGTAGAAAAACATATAAAATTCAAAGAAAAAAATGATTTAAAAGTTATTTTATTGAGTGATCCTGAACATGTTGTTTTAGAAAGATTTGGAGTTTGGCAATTAAAAAAAATGTACGGTAAAGAAACTTGGGGAGTAGTAAGAACAACGCTACTAATAGATCCACACGGGGTTATTAAGAAAATTTGGGAAAATGTAAAAGTTAAAAATCATGTTTACGAAGTCTTAGATACTCTAAAAAATATGAATAAACAATAAATAAAAGGGAGTTTCTATCTCCCTTTTATTGTACCTTAACTGTTCACGATTTGTTCTATTTCAACTTTTTCTTCTTGAGTTATTAGTTTGTCTGTATCTAAAATAACTAACATGCTATCTTCTAATCTTGCTATTCCACTTATAAAATTAGCTCCTTTAATACCTCCAACTTCTGGTTTTTCTTCTATTAAATCCGAATCGATGCTCCTTACATTTTTAACATCGTCTACCATTATACCAACTTTTCTTTCATCCAGTTTTACCACTATAACTTTAGATTTATTCTTATCTGGAAAATCAGGCATTTTAAATTTTTTTCTTAAATTTATAACAGGTAAAACTTCTTCATTTCTATAATCTATTATCCCTTCAAAATAATCTAAAGTGTTAGGAAGTTTTGTTGTTTCTTGGTATTCTATTACTGCGTCTACATGCATTATATCAAGCCCATATTTTTCTTTACCCAAAGAGAAAGTAACAACTTTTAATTCTGTTCCCATATAAGAGCCCCCTTTGTTTTATTATTCCCATTAAAATTATTATATCACAAAATTTTATACATTTTTATCGACTTTTTTATTTAATTTTTGAAAAAATACAAAACAAGTAGGTAAATTGAAATAAATAACTTTAATTAGTTGTATTTGTGTATAATCTAAAAAAATAGAATTTTGTAAAAAATTGAAAAAGAAGTATAATTTAGTAGGTTGCATGCTGCAAGCAACAAACATATATCAAAAAATAAAAAGGAGCAATAAACAAATGCAAAAGAATCTATTCGAAATTACAAAATATATATGGCTTAATAAAAAAGCAACCATCAATCAAATATCCGAAAATTTAAATTTAGACAAGTCTACAGTGTCAAGATATTTAAGAAAACTGAAACAATATGGAGTAATCATAAATGAGGGCTCTTTAAAACCCGGATCACAAGGTGGAAGAAAAACTAATGTTTTTTCTTTCAATTACAATATTTTTAAAGTTTTAGGGTTAGAAGTCGAACAAAATGGCATAGAAGGGGTGCTTACAAATTTTAATGGAGATATATTAGATAGATTTGTCATCCATAAGAAAATTAATAAATCTAATCTAAAAGATTCTATTCTTGAGGTTTTAAAAGAAAAGAAATCTTCTAATTTATACGCTGTAGGTATCTCTTTACCAGGAATAATTGATTCTTTAAAAGGTGAAATAATTTTTTCGCAGGCCTTAGATATAGAAAATTATCCTTTGGTTAAGGAATTAGCTGAATTTGTTCGATTACCTGTTCTTGTTGATAATGATTCAAATATAGGTGCTGCATATTATAATTCTAAATTTAAAGGCAAATGCAAAAATATTCTATACATATATACTTCAATTCCCTATGACATTAAAGATCCTGTAGGTATTGGTATTGGAATAATTATAGACAATCGTTTATACCATGGATCTAACAATTTTTCAGGAGAATACGAATTTAAGTATAGCTTAATCCAGAATACAAAAAAATATGGTGGCGATTATTATAATTTTTTAAAGAATTATGATGAAAAAGAAATTTTTTCAGCTGTTAAGAATTTTCTTGACAAATTATCCAAAGAAATAGGTTTATTAGGAAGTATTTTAGATCCCGACACAATAATTTATGATGGAAATATAAGATTTTTACCTGAAATCGTTCTGGACTATCTTTTAGAAGAAACAAGAGAAAATATTTTTATGAGAACTAAAAGAAAAATTGATGTTTTAAAAGAAAGTAGGGAAGAAGCGGTTAATGCAGTGGGAGCAGCTTTAAATCTAATAAATAAAATTTTTGAAGAAGACGAGTATGTGGATATGTTGTTTACAAAACTAAAAACACTGTAGAAATAAAGATTTTCTAAAAATAAGTTTTTGAATTTAACGTGGGTTTGAGACGAGAAAAGTTAGATTTTAGAATTTTTCAAGTGAGCATAAAAACACTGTGAGGAGGATTAGGGTTGAATAAAGATGATTTAGGTAAATTTTTCATTTTGGGGTTTCAAAAAGGAATTAAAAAAAAGCATATTGAATTAATAAAAAAAGTTAAGCCAGCTGGAATAATACTTTATCCTTCTAATATGAAATCTTCAAGTGAGCTTCAGATAAATATGGAAAGACTTTATGAAGTTATAGAAGACGGAATTAAATTGTTTATTTCTTCAGATCATGAAGGAGGACAATTAGAAACTGTTCCCGGTATTCTTCCTTCTCCAGGCAATAAAGCATTGGGATCTACTAAAGATTCAATATATTCATACAGGTATGGGGAATATTTAGGTAAAGAATTAAGGGGAATAGGATTTAATATGTTATTTGCACCAGTTTTGGATGTAAAAGCAGAAGAATCAAGTCCCGTAATTGGATTAAGATCTTTTTCAAATGATTCTAAAATTGTTGCAGAATGTGGGATTAATTTTCTAAAAGGTCTAAACACTCATTTAATTGGAACTTGTAAACATTTTCCTGGTCACGGGAAAGCCAAACAAGATTCACATCATGAAATACCTATAATTTCTAATTTAGATGAAAACGATTTTTATCCGTTTATAAAAGCGATCGAAAATGGGAATAAAGCTCTAATGACGGCTCATATAATATATCCTCAATATGATAAAAAAAATATAGCTACTTTATCGGAAAAGATTTTAAAAGACATTCTTCGTACTAAGTTAAATTACCAAGGATTAATTATAACGGATGCTATAGAAATGAAAGCTATTCATGATAATTATTCACCTAAAGAAATAGTTTCGAATTTTTTTAATGCGGGCGGGGATTTATTATTAGTTGGGGACAGTGATCAAAATTTTGAACCATTATATTCAGAACTAACAAAATTATATTCTGAAGGTAAAGTTAATGAACAATTACTCGAAGAAAGTTTTATGAGAATAGAAAATCTGCAAAACAAATATGTCAAAACATCATATGAAACAAGGTTTTTAGCTGAAATATCTGAGAAAGCTATTAAAACAAACATAAAGAATAAATTAAAATTTTCTGAAGTTACTTTTCTTGTTCCTAAAGGTGGTCCCCTTTCTCCAGCCGATACAAGTAATAAGGATTATCTTGAATACACTAACTTAATAAATAATTTGTTCAAAAATCCAATAATTAAAAACTATATTTTTGAAAAAGGGGTGATTGAAGGAACGTTAGAGAAAACGGAGCTTATTATTTCATTTGTCGTAGATTCTTTTCTATTTGAAGAACAGCTAAAAATGCAAAAAGAAATTAAAAAAGTCGCTAAAGAAGTAATATATGTAATTCTGAGGGATGAAAAAGATATTAGGAATTATAAAAATGAAAAATATATTCTCACTAACTCAACAAAACCTTTATCAGTGTATTACGCATTGAAGAAGATTTTTGACATTTGAACAAATAACATCGAACAACAAAATATTTTATAAAAATTCAAATCTAAAAAGAGAGGAAATACGATTTTTTGATTTTTAAAATAAGTAATACCGATAGTAGGATTTTAAAGAAGAAGATTTTTCAGAAAATGAGTATTTGAATTTAAAATGGGTCCAGGGCGGAGCCCTCTCCCCCTTCCTTGGCTACAAGTACCAAAAAAGGTAAAGAAATTAGGAATTAGTAAGGATTAGAAGTGGGGAGGTATTTTGTAAAAGAATCAACGCTAAAATATACATATAATAAGGATTTTGGAATTTCTAAAGTAAGTAGAGCGAATGCAAAAGGAGGTGAGAAAATAAAGAATTAAAAAAGTTTAACGTAAGTAGTTTTTAAAATTTTAAGAAAAGGAGGTTTTTAGGATGAGTAAGAAGTTTTTGTTAGTTATTTTGATGGTTGGATTAACACTCTTATCTTTTGGAAAAACCAAGATTTCAGTGTGGCAGTTCATGATGGATGATAACTTGTCTCAGCAAGTAAAAGCAGACTTTGAAAAGGCTAATCCTGATATCGAATTAGAAATAGTTCAACTCTCATGGGCTACAGGATTTGATAGAATAGTTACTTCTATCGCAGCTGGAACGGCTCCAGATGTAATTGAACTTGGTAACACTTGGCTTGCAACATTTGCATCTCAAGGTGTTTTAAGACCAGTCGATGATTTAGTGGATAAAGTCGAAGATAATTATGTGGCGTGGAATTTTGTAGAATATCAAAATCATTATTGGGGTTTCCCTTGGTTGCTTGCTCCAAGATGTATGTATTACAACTTAGAATTACTTGAAAAAGCAGGATTAGATCCAGATAATCCTCCAAAAACCTGGATAGAGCTTTTAAATGCTGCAGCTAAGATCCATGCACTAGGCCCCGATATCTATGGAATAGGTTTGTGTGTAGGTGAGTTGTATAGTCCATATCAGCAATGGTTCTTACCGGCAGTTTGGGGAAATTTTGGACACTTTGTATCTCCAGATTTGAAGAAAGCAACTTTAAATTCTGATCCTGTAATTGAAACAGCGTACTATTATAGAACTTTGAAAGATTATGCATTACTCGGTAAAGAATCTGAATTGGCAGAAGCTTTTGGAAAAGGCAAATTAGGTTTTTTCTTTGCTGGTCCTGCATATATCAATAATACACAAAGAGATTATCCAGGAACCATATTTGACGTGGCATTCATTCCAAAACCAAGAGAAAACTATGGATATCATGCATCGTTTGCTGGTGGAGAAGTGTTGGGCATTTCCTCACAATGCAAGAACATTGATGAAGCATGGAGAGTTGTTGAATATCTATTAGGTGAAAAAGTTGCTATGCAAATAACTCGAACCACGGGTGAGGTTTTCCCGACAAAAGTAGGAATTGAAAAAGACCCGTGGTTCGAGAGTCACCCACTACACAGAACATTCTTGGAACAAAATCAATACGCTGTACCATTTCCACCATTAGCTGAAGCTAACAAGATTGAACAACTATTTACCAACATTGTTGAAGAAATATTACTCACAAATACACCCATTGAAAGTATATTGCAGAAATACAACGAACAAATTCAATCATTACTGTAACAAGTTGGTTGGGTTATTGAAAGTAGATTGGTGGCAGAGGTTAACTCCTCTGCCTTTCGATAAAAATGTGAAAAGGAGAAATATCTAACGATGAAATTCAAAACTAAGTATAACTTAACGACTCTAACTTTTTTACTTCCTTGGATCATAACTTTTATAATATTTTCCGCTTATCCTATTATTTTTTCAATTGGGATAAGTTTTACAGATTACTCTGGGTTGAATCCAGCGATGAATTTCGTGGGATTAAGAAACTATATTAACTTGTTTAACGATGAAATTTTTTTGAAGGCTGTGAGAAATACATTTATTTTTGTTGTTGGGACAATACCTTTTACTACAATAATATCAATTTTATTAGCCATTCTAATTAACAGTAAAATGATTAAATGTAAAGGATTATTTAAGGCAGGTTTCTTTTTGCCATCTGTTATGTCTATGGTTGTTATATCGACGATATGGCGCTATATCTATAGTGCGGACGGATTACTAAATCATGTCTTAGGAGTATTTGGAATAGAAAAAAATACGGGATGGCTTGCTTCACCAGACACCGCTCTATTAGCTATTATGATAATGGATATATGGGCAGCCATAGGTTATTATACCATAATTTTTTTATCTGGCTTACAAAGTATACCTGAAGAGTTATATGAATCGGCTTCTATTGATGGTGCGTCTTCAAAAGATACATTTTTCAGAATAACCTTACCACTGATAAAACCAACTTTATTTTTTGTAATAGCTATAAATACTATTCGTTCGTTTCAAATCTTTGCGGAAATTTTTACAATGACTGGTGGAGGCCCTCTAAATTCTACTCAAACAATTGTTCATTACCTTTACATCACAGGTTTTAGACAATTTA
This window harbors:
- a CDS encoding extracellular solute-binding protein, which produces MSKKFLLVILMVGLTLLSFGKTKISVWQFMMDDNLSQQVKADFEKANPDIELEIVQLSWATGFDRIVTSIAAGTAPDVIELGNTWLATFASQGVLRPVDDLVDKVEDNYVAWNFVEYQNHYWGFPWLLAPRCMYYNLELLEKAGLDPDNPPKTWIELLNAAAKIHALGPDIYGIGLCVGELYSPYQQWFLPAVWGNFGHFVSPDLKKATLNSDPVIETAYYYRTLKDYALLGKESELAEAFGKGKLGFFFAGPAYINNTQRDYPGTIFDVAFIPKPRENYGYHASFAGGEVLGISSQCKNIDEAWRVVEYLLGEKVAMQITRTTGEVFPTKVGIEKDPWFESHPLHRTFLEQNQYAVPFPPLAEANKIEQLFTNIVEEILLTNTPIESILQKYNEQIQSLL
- a CDS encoding rhamnulokinase family protein, translating into MKSIYLAVDIGASGGKVFAGSVEKSKLVIEEVNRFKNDPVDINGISFWNILSLYKSILESIEKVQNKDNEILSLGIDTWGVDFGLLNKKGYLINNPAHYRNMFKTKIMEEAIQKVGKSWIYEHAPTQFQPFNTLYQILAYEKFAPDFLKISNDLLTIPSLFNYFLTGEKAIDFTMATTTQIYNHRKRDWDEDIIKTFDIPPILPKIVPAGTKIGKIKKSILKKNSNLEVILPASHDTGSAFAAVSSDPKDSLYISLGTWCLTGAIVKEMPFNKKLMEYNLASEGCLDGSYRILANVTGMWLIQGIIKSLNLPLGDDTYTKITNMAEEAKAFSGYINVDDQYLQNPIDMVEAIKKESIKDSGCELEDISQVIRTALEGIAFKVNETKEKLEKILNIDFKRIHIVGGGTKNRLLCQFISDATNLPVITGPVEGTAVGNLVSQLYALDYLKSFQEIKTLIKNSFEFNNYEPKNHEIWQNFFDRIKEKKE
- a CDS encoding chemotaxis protein CheW, giving the protein MGTELKVVTFSLGKEKYGLDIMHVDAVIEYQETTKLPNTLDYFEGIIDYRNEEVLPVINLRKKFKMPDFPDKNKSKVIVVKLDERKVGIMVDDVKNVRSIDSDLIEEKPEVGGIKGANFISGIARLEDSMLVILDTDKLITQEEKVEIEQIVNS
- a CDS encoding glycoside hydrolase family 3 N-terminal domain-containing protein, with the protein product MNKDDLGKFFILGFQKGIKKKHIELIKKVKPAGIILYPSNMKSSSELQINMERLYEVIEDGIKLFISSDHEGGQLETVPGILPSPGNKALGSTKDSIYSYRYGEYLGKELRGIGFNMLFAPVLDVKAEESSPVIGLRSFSNDSKIVAECGINFLKGLNTHLIGTCKHFPGHGKAKQDSHHEIPIISNLDENDFYPFIKAIENGNKALMTAHIIYPQYDKKNIATLSEKILKDILRTKLNYQGLIITDAIEMKAIHDNYSPKEIVSNFFNAGGDLLLVGDSDQNFEPLYSELTKLYSEGKVNEQLLEESFMRIENLQNKYVKTSYETRFLAEISEKAIKTNIKNKLKFSEVTFLVPKGGPLSPADTSNKDYLEYTNLINNLFKNPIIKNYIFEKGVIEGTLEKTELIISFVVDSFLFEEQLKMQKEIKKVAKEVIYVILRDEKDIRNYKNEKYILTNSTKPLSVYYALKKIFDI
- a CDS encoding ROK family transcriptional regulator; protein product: MQKNLFEITKYIWLNKKATINQISENLNLDKSTVSRYLRKLKQYGVIINEGSLKPGSQGGRKTNVFSFNYNIFKVLGLEVEQNGIEGVLTNFNGDILDRFVIHKKINKSNLKDSILEVLKEKKSSNLYAVGISLPGIIDSLKGEIIFSQALDIENYPLVKELAEFVRLPVLVDNDSNIGAAYYNSKFKGKCKNILYIYTSIPYDIKDPVGIGIGIIIDNRLYHGSNNFSGEYEFKYSLIQNTKKYGGDYYNFLKNYDEKEIFSAVKNFLDKLSKEIGLLGSILDPDTIIYDGNIRFLPEIVLDYLLEETRENIFMRTKRKIDVLKESREEAVNAVGAALNLINKIFEEDEYVDMLFTKLKTL
- a CDS encoding carbohydrate ABC transporter permease, coding for MKFKTKYNLTTLTFLLPWIITFIIFSAYPIIFSIGISFTDYSGLNPAMNFVGLRNYINLFNDEIFLKAVRNTFIFVVGTIPFTTIISILLAILINSKMIKCKGLFKAGFFLPSVMSMVVISTIWRYIYSADGLLNHVLGVFGIEKNTGWLASPDTALLAIMIMDIWAAIGYYTIIFLSGLQSIPEELYESASIDGASSKDTFFRITLPLIKPTLFFVIAINTIRSFQIFAEIFTMTGGGPLNSTQTIVHYLYITGFRQFKMGYASAMAYVLVIIILIITLIQQRALRSEY
- the bcp gene encoding thioredoxin-dependent thiol peroxidase, coding for MKYLKFKEGDKIPEFILNNDEGKKIKSTDFLGKWLVLYFYPKDNTPGCTTEALDFSESISEFNKHNCEVVGISPDPVEKHIKFKEKNDLKVILLSDPEHVVLERFGVWQLKKMYGKETWGVVRTTLLIDPHGVIKKIWENVKVKNHVYEVLDTLKNMNKQ